The genomic interval GCCCACCTCGTCATCGAGGAGGCGCCAGAGCGCGAGCGCCGCGCCCCCTCGCCGGAACGCCCCGTGTGTCTGCTGCCCCTGTCGGCGCGCGACGAGAATGCGCTCCGCGCGCTCGCGGGGACCTATCAGTCCTGGCTGACGAATGAAGCGGTCTGTGTGGAAGACGCCTGCTACACGGCGAGCGCGCGGCGGGGCCATTACGAGGAGCGCTTGACGGTGGTGGGGCGCACGCGCGAGGAGCTCGCGGACCACCTGGGCGCGTTCCTCAAGCAGGAGCCTCGCCCGGCGATAGCGCGGCGTCAGGCGTCGCCTCACAGGCCCAAGGTGGTGTTTGTCTTCTCGGGTCAGGGTTCTCAGTGGCCGGGCATGGCGCGGGAGTTGATGCGGAGCTCCCCCGTGTTCCGCTCCACGCTGGAGGCCTGTGATGAGGTGATGCGGGCGCACCTCGAGGGCTCGCTCGTCTCCGTTCTCTCGGGGGAAGCAGACGGGGCGCTGCTGGAGGACATCGGCTTCATCCAGCCGGTGCTGTTCGCCATCTCGGTGGCGCTCGCGGCGCAGTGGCGCGCATGGGGCATCGAGCCCGACGCGGTGGTGGGGCACAGCATGGGCGAGGTGGCCGCGGCCCATGTCGCGGGCGTGTTGAGCCTGGAGGACGCGGCGCGGGTCATCTGCCGGCGCAGCGCGCTGCTGCGGCGGGTCCGTGGCAGTGGAGGCATGGCGCTCGTGGAGGTCCCCATGGAGCAGGCAAGGGCGGCCCTCATCGGCTTCGAGGACCGCCTCTCCATCGCCGCGAGCAATGGCCCGACGACCACGGTCCTGGCGGGAGACCCGGAGGCGCTGAAGCAGGTCATGGAGCGCTTCCAGAAGCGCAACGTCTTCTGCCGCGCCATCAAGGTCGATGTCGCCTCGCACTCGCCACAAGTGGAGCCCTTGCTCCCCGCGCTGGCGGATGTCCTCGCGGGGCTGTCGCCGCGAGCCGCCCAGCTCCCGGTGTACTCCACCGTGACGGGCGCGCTCACGGATGGGACGGACTGGGATGCGGCCTACTGGCAGCGCAACCTCCGAGAGCCGGTGTTGTTCGCTCCCGTCATCCAGCAGCTCCTGAAGAACTCCATGGGAGTCTTCCTCGAGCTCAGCCCTCACCCCATCCTGGCGCAGAGCCTCGAGCGCCTTCAGCGCGACGCTGGAGGAGCGGGACTCGTGTTGCCGTCATTGCGGCGGGACGAGGGCGAGCTGGAGGTCCTGCTCCAGTCGCTGGGCGCGTTGCACACGGCGGGACATCCCGTTGATTGGCGCGCGCTCTTTCCTCGCGCGGTGGAGTGTGTGTCCCTGCCCGCCTATCCCTGGCAGCGCTCCCGGTACTGGCGGGAGCCGACGGGCGGCGGACCTCGCTTCTCGCGTCCTGCGCCGCCTCGTCCCGCCCATGACGAGCTGGCCATGGAGCAGGCCCCGCACGGGGATGGAACACCTTCTCGCTTCTACGATGACTCCGCGGAAGCGGCGCGGGTGCTCGCGCTCGACGAGGTCTACTTGACCTTTGGCATCCAGCGGAAGCGCGTGCCCGGTTTCTCCTGGCTCAAGAGTGTCTATGGGCTCGCGGAGCAGCCGGAGCACACGCAGCTGCTGCTCGAGGGCCAACGGGGACTGCGGTCGGTGCTGTTCCGCGGCGTGCGCTGGGCCTCGGTGAGCAAGGTGCTCGACTTTGGTTGTGGCTACGCCTCCGACCTCATCGCGCTCGCGAGGCGGCATCCGCACCTGAAGCTGGATGGCTACACCATCTCCGCGGAGCAGGCGTCCATCGACACGGAGCGGGTCCAGGCCCGAGGGCTGCGGGAGCGGGTCCGCGTCTTCGCACGTGACAGCGCGAAGGTCGCCTTTCCAGACCGCTATGACGTGGCCTTTGGCTTCGAGGTCGCCACTCATATCGCCGACAAGGCTGCGCTGTTCTCGAATCTCTCCCGCGCGCTCCACAACGGCGGGTTCCTGCTGCTGGCGGATTTCATCTCCAACGGGGCGTCGGCCATCAATGTCGAGGAGACGGCCTCGTACAACGTCAACGCGGAGGAATGGGCGGAGCTCCTGGCGCGCCACCACTTCCGCCTGGTGGAGAGCGTCGACATCAGCCGTGAGGCCGCGAACTTCCTCGACGACCCGGGGTTCGACTCACACCTGGAGCTCGTGGCCCGGCGCTTCGAGCTGAGCGAGCTGGTGAAGCGCAACTTCGACGCCATGCGCAACTTCGGCAAGGCGCTCGAGAAGGGGCTGATGAGTTATGCCCTGCTGGTCGCGCAGAAGGACACCTACGCGGGGGGGCCATACCTGGCGCGGGTGAACCGCGCGAAGCTCGCGGCGCTGACGTCCCTGACCGCCTTCGAGGATGGGGGGGCCTGGGCGGCGCCGCCGGAAGACACGGAGGCTCTCGCCGCGCGCGAGTGGCTGTATGAGCTGACCTGGCCCGAGAAGGCCCGGCGCGACGTGGCGACGCGGGAGGCGAAAGGCGGCGGCTGGCTGCTGCTCTGCGACCGCCAGGGCGTCGGCGAGGCGCTGGCCACGCGGCTGCGTGCACGAGGGGAGCGCTGCCTGCTGCTTCACGCCGGGGCGGCTCCCGAAGCAAGGCGCCCAGGTCACGGATACGTGCGGCCGGACGACCCTTCGGACTGGCAGCGAGTGCTTGGCGAGTTGGCCGCGGAGAGCGGCGGCCCCTTCCGTGGTGTGGTGCACCTGTGGAACCTGGACCTGGCGGATGACACCGGGCCCGAGGTGTCGAAGGTGCGCGACGCGCTGCTGCTCGGCTGTGGGAGCGTGCTCACGCTCACGCAACGGTTGGGCGAGAGCACGCGGGTGTGGCTGGTGACAAGGGGTGCGCAGCCCGTGGCGGAGGCTGACGCGGTGTCCGTCGCGCAGTCTCCCCTCTGGGGCGCGGGCCGGGTCCTCGCGCTGGAGCATCCTGAGCGGTGGGGTGGGTTGGTGGACCTCTCGCCCACGGGGGATGACGCGGAACTCGAGGCGCTGTGTGATGAGCTGTGCGCGTCGGATGGCGAGGACCAGCTCGCGTTTCGTGGGCGCAAGCGTCACGTGGCTCGGCTGATGCGGCGCGAGCCTCCGCCCCAGCGCGAGTCCGTCTGGCGCGGTGACGGGGCGTACCTCGTCACGGGAGGGCTGGGAGGGCTCGGCATGCAAACGGCCCGGTGGCTCGTCGCGCAAGGCGTCCGCCATCTGGTCCTGGCCGGGCGGACCGAACTGCCCGAGCCGGGAGCCTGGGCCTCGCTCCCGAGTGACAGTCCCCATGCCGCCCAGGTCCTCGCGATTCGAGGGCTGCAAGCACAAGGCGCCTCGGTTCAATACCTGCGGTGCGACCTGGGAGAGCCAGCCCAGGTCCGAGCGCTCGTGGACGCGTGCCGGCGAGGCGCGGTGCCTCTCGTGGGCGTGCTCCACGCCGCGGGAACCTCCACGCATCGCGCGTGGTTGGAGACCGACCCGGAGGTCCTCACCTCCTTGTTCCAATCCAAGGCGCTGGGCGCGTGGCTGTTGCACGAGCTGACCCAGGACCTGCCGCTGCACTGCTTCGTGCTGTTCTCTTCCGCGGCGTCCGTGTGGGGCTCACAGGGCATGGCCGCGTATGCCGCGGCGAACCACTTCCTGGATGCGCTGGCCCACCATCGAAAGGCGCGAGGACTCCCCGCGACGAGTGTGAACTGGGGCCGGTGGAGTGAAGGGGGCATGGCGGGCTCGGAGGAGGCTCGGCGCTTCTTCTCGCAGGTGGGGTTGGACGTGGTGCCCACCTCCGACGCGCTCACGCTGTTGGGGCGACTGGTTGGCGCGGGCGTGACCCAGAGGACGGTGGCCGCGGTGGACTGGGCTCGCTTCAAGCCGCTCCAGGAGGCTCGGCGCAGGCGCCCCTTGCTCGAACATCTCTCGGCGGGGCCGGCCATGGCTCACGCGAGCAGCGCGGCGAGCGCGGACCGCCCCGAAGTCTTGGTGTGGTTGGAGGAAGCCCCGTCAGGCCGCCGCCACGCGGTGCTCCAGGACTACGTCCGGCGCGAGGCGGCGCGAGTCTTGGGCGCGGAGCCTTCCACGCTCGAGCCTCGTCAGGGCTTCTTCCAGATGGGCATGAACTCGCTGATGTCCGTCGAGCTCAAGAACCAGCTCGAGCGCAACCTGCGACACAAGCTCCCGTCCACGCTGGCCTTCGAGCATCCCTCCGTCGCGGAGCTGACCGACTACTTGTCGAGGGAAGTGCCCTCGCTCGCGGCGCTCATGGCCTCGTTGCCGGAGGCGTCAGCCGGGGCGCTCCCTGTAGCGGACTCCTTGTTGAAGGACGATTCCATTCTCGAACTGTTGAGCGAGGCGGGGCGGCTGTCAGAGGCCTCGCTGGACTCGCTTGTCCAATCTCTGCCGGGTGGGGACACAAATGAGTGATGTCATGGAGAAGTTGGTGCGAGGGCTCTCACCCGAGAAGCGGGTGAGTCTTGCGAAGATGCTGCTTCGCTCCGTGGGGGAGTCCGCTCCGGAGAAGAGCGCGGAACCCATTGCCATCATCGGAATGGGGTGTCGCTTCCCCGGTGGAGCGAACGACCCGGCCTCGTTCTGGAAGCTCCTGCGGGACGGAGTGGACACGGTCCAGGAGGTGCCTCGCGGGCGCTGGGACGTTGACGCGTACTACGACGCCGACCCGTCCGTTCCCGGAAAGATGTACACGCGCCATGGGGCCTTCCTGGATGGGATTGACCTCTTCGACCCGTATTTCTTTGGCATCCCTCCCCGCGCGGCCGCGAACCTGGACCCGCAGCATCGCCTGCTGCTGGAGGTGACCTGGGAGGCGTTGGAGAACGCGGGGCTCTCACCGAAGAGCCTCGCCGGAAGCAAGACCGGCGTGTTCATCGGGGGCGCCACGGGCGACTACACGCGGCTTCTCCAGAGCAAGGGCCCGGAGAGCATCGACGTGTCCTATCTCACCGGGAGCCTGCTCACGTTCGCGACAGGCAGGCTGTCGCACCTGCTCGATTTGCAGGGGCCCAACCTGGGCGTGGATACGGCATGTTCCTCATCGCTCGTCGCGGTGCACCTGGCGTGTCAGAGCTTGCGTTCGGGTGAGAGCTCGTTGGCCCTGGTGGGCGGCGCGAACCTCATCCTCGTTCCCGACGGGATGGTCACCACCTGCAAGTCCCGCATGCTCGCGGTGGATGGGCGCTGCAAGTCCTTTGACGCCGCCGCGGATGGATATGGACGGGGAGAGGGCTGCGGCATGGTCGTCCTCAAGCCGCTCTCACGGGCGATGGCGGAGGGAGACAACATCCTCGCGGTCATCCGTGGCACGGCGGTGAATCAGGGCGGGCACAGCAGTGACCTGACCGTGCCCAACGGGCTCGCTCAGCAGGCGGTGATTCGCGAGGCGCTCGCGAACGGAGGGCTCGAGCCCTCGCACGTGGACTTCATCGAAGCGCACGGAACGGGCACGTCGCTGGGTGACCCTATCGAGATGCGCGCGCTGGGGGCCGTGTTCGAGGAGCGGAAGGCGCGGGGCGAGGTGCTCCGCGTGGGCTCGGTGAAGACGAACATCGGGCACCTCGAGTACGCGGCGGGCATCGCGGGGCTCATCAAGCTCGTGCTCGCCTTGCAGCACCGGGAGTTGCCTCCGCATCTGCACTTCAAGCGAGGCAATCCCTACATCCCTTGGAGCGAGCTGCCCGTGGAGGTTCCCACCGCCTGCGTCCCCTGGGCGGAACGAGGAGGCATGCGCGTGGGAGGCGTGAGCTCGTTTGGCGCCAGCGGGACGAACGCACACGTCGTGGTGGAGCAGGCACCCGAGGTGGGGAGGAGGGAAGAGAAGGAGGAAGGGAGAGCGAGGGTGTTGGCGCTGTCGGCGAGGAGCGAGAAGGCGCTGAGGGAGTTGGCGGGGAGGTACGCGAGGGGGGCAGAGGGGGAGGTGGGGGACGTGTGCTTCACGGCGAACGAGGGGAGAGGGAGGTACGTGGAGAGGGTGGCGGTGGTGGGGAGGACGCTGGAGGAGATGAAGGAGGAGTTGGGGAGGTACGAGAGGGAAGGCGTGGTGGAGAAGGGGGCGGTGGGGAAGGCGAAGAAGGTGGGGGGAGAAGAGGTGGTGATGCTCTTCACGGGGCAGGGGGTGCAGGCGGAGGGGATGGGGAGGGAGCTGTACGAGACGGAAGAGACATTCCGGGAAGAGATGAGGAAGTGCGACGAGGTGGTGAGGAGGGAGATGGGGGAGTCGCTGGTGGAGGTGCTGTACGGGGGGAAGGGGAAGTTGCTGGAGAAGGCGAGGATGTCGCAGGCGGCGTTGTTCGCGGTGGAGTACGGGCTGGCGAAGGTGTGGATGAAGTGGGGAGTGAAGCCAGCGGCGGTGATGGGGCACAGCCTGGGAGAGTACGTGGCGGCGTGCGTGGCGGGAGTGTTTGGGGTGGAGGAGGGGCTGAAGCTGGTGATGGAGAGAGGGAGGTTGATGGAGGGGTTGGAGGGGAAGGGGAGGATGGTGGCGGTGATGTGCGGGGAGGAGGAGGTGAGGAGAGAGGGGGGAGGAGGGCTGATAGCGGCGGTGAACGGGCCGGAGGAGGTGGTGCTGTCAGGGAGGGAGGAGGAGGTGGAGGAGGTAGTGGAGAGGTTGAGGGGGAAGGGGAAGGAGAGCCGGAGGCTGAAGACGACGCATGCGTTTCATTCGGAGTTGATGGAGCCGATGAGGGAGGAGTTCGAGAGGGTGGCGGGAGAGGTGAGGATGGAGAGGGGGGAGGTGGAGTGGGTGTCGAATGTGAGTGGGAGGGAGGTGAAGGGGGACGAGGCGAGGAGTGGGAGGTATTGGGGGAGACACCTGAGGGAGCCGGTGAGGTGGTGGGAGGGATTGAAGGGGTTGTATGAGAAGGGGTACCGGGTATTCGTGGAGGTGGGGCCGAAGGCGACGCTGACGGGGATAGGGAAGAGGTATCTGGGAGGAGGGGAGTGGGTGGGGAGCCTGAAGCCGGGGAGGAGTGACAGGGAGGAGCTGCTGGGGAGCGCGGCGCGGTTGTATGTGAAAGGGGTGGAGGTGAAGTGGGGGGAGATGGAGGGGGGCAAAGAGAGACGGCGAGTGCCCTTGCCCACGTATCCCTTTCAGCGCGAGCGCTTCTGGGTCGACTCGCTCATCCCCAACACGGATGTGCTGGTGTCGTTCTACCGGGCCGTTGCCCAGCTGGCGGAAGGCAACACTTCTTCAGGGGAGTCCCCTTCGCTGCGCTTCGCGACGTTCCGCGAGCCCGTGCCGGGCTTCTCGTGGGTCGCCATGTACCGGCCCGCCGCGGACCCCGAGAAGGCGGCCATGTATCGGACGTTCTACGAGCTCGCCCTCAAGTCGAACCAGGAGATGGCCCGGACCCTCTATCGCGGGCTCGACTTCTCGTCGTTCAAGCGGGTGCTCGATATCGGGTGTGGCCACGCCGCCGACCTCATCGACATGGCGAAGGCACACTCCCATCTGGAGCTGCACGGCTGCAACATCTCGCCGGACCAGATTGAAGCGGGGCGCCAACGCATCCGTGCGCTGGGGCTCGATGGGCGGATTTCGCTGCACTACCAGGACAGCTCCCGAGACCCCTTCCCCGCGACCTATGACCTGGCCATCGCCTTCCAGGTCATCCACCACATCCGGAACAAGGCGGACCTGTTCGCGAACATCAGCCGGAGTCTTCGCGAGGGCGGCTTCATGGTCATGGCAGAGACCGTCTCGAACATGACCACCGCCATCGAGCACCCTGAGTCGACGACCCAGTTCGTGCCTCAATCCGAATGGGCGGACGTGCTGGCGCGCAACCACCTGCGCGTGGTGGAGGCGGTGGAGGCCAGCCAGGAGATCGCCAACTTCCTCCATGACCCCGACTTCGAGCGGAACTTCGCGGACGTGGCGCGAGGAACGGACGAGGTCACCCAGAAGCACCTCCACGGCATCCACATGTTGGGAGAGCTGCTTCGCCGCCGGCTGGCGGCCTATCTCCTGCTCACGGTGACGAAGGACGAGTCGATGGATGCCGACACGCTCCGGCGCATCAACCTCGAGCGGCTCGGAGCCCGCGTGGCGTACAGCGCGGCCTGCGAGGCGGTGGAAAGAGGGACGTATGTGCGGCCTCCCGTGCCTGACGCCGCCGTGCTTCAGGCCGCTTCGTCGGCCGCGAGCACCTTCGCCAAGGATCTGCTCTCCGCGGCGCCCATGCAGCGGGGGCCGCTCCTGGACAGCTACCTGCGAGAGCTGGTCGCCGGCCTCCTGAAGATGCCGGTGGCGCGGCTGGACGCGGAGCAGCCCCTCAACACCCTGGGCATGGATTCACTGTTGTCATTGGAGCTGAAGCACAAGATTCACGCCGAGACGGGCGTGAACATGCAGCTCGATGAGCTGTTGCAGGGAGCGAGCGTCGCGCATCTGTCACAGCGGCTGGCGGAGCAGCTCAACGGAGGCACGCGAACGCAGGGGGCGAGCCCGGACTGGGAAGAAGGCGAACTGTGATGGCCGGCGAACTGGTGGCGGAGCTGTCCAGGCTGGGCATCACGCTCTGGGTCGAAGGCGAGCGGCTGAAGTACCGCGCGCCGAAGGGCGCGTTATCCGCGGAGACCCTGGCGTTGTTGTCCTCGAACAAGGCCGCGTTGGTGGAACACCTCCGCCAGCTCGCGGCGGATGGGGCGTCCGTTCATCCGCTCTCCCATGGGCAGCAAGCCCTCTGGTTCGTCTCTCAGCTGGCTCCGGACAGCGCCGCCTACAACACGGCGTTGTCGCTCCGCATCGTCTCCGAGCTGGATGTTCCGGCCTTGCGCCGCGCATGCCAGCGATTGGTGGACCGGCACGGGGCATTGCGGACGACGTTCACCTCCTATCAAGGGCAGCCCGTCCAGAAGGTGCGGCGGCAGGACACCGTGTGCTTCGAGCACGTCCTCATGACGGACTCGGAGCCCGAGGTGCTGCGCGAGCGTGTCACCCGTGCCAGTCTGGCCCCGTTCGACCTGGAGCGGGGGCCCTTGATGCGGGTGACCCTGTTCTCCCGTGGCGAGCGGGAGCACGTGCTGCTCTTCGCCATCCACCACATCGTCTACGACGGTTGGTCGCTGATCATCCTGGCCGAGGAGCTCGTACGCCACCTCTACCCCGCGGAGAAGACGGGAGGAGACGCGGAGCTCCCCGCTCCTCCTTCGGCCTACGTGGACTTCATCCGGTGGCAATCGGAGATGCTCGCGGGCCCCGAAGGCCAGCGCCTGTGGGACTACTGGTCGAAGCAGCTCGCGGGGACGTTGCCCTCGCTCGACCTGCCGTTCGCGAAGCCTCGGCCCGCGGTCCAGACCTACGCGGGGGCGTCGGTCCCCGTGGCGCTACGGGGGGCGCTCCCGCGACGGTTGCGGGCGCTCTGCGAGCAGGAAGGCGTCACGCTCTACACGGTGCTCCTCGCGGCGTACATGGTGCTCCTGCACCGGTACTCGGGACAGGACGACCTCGTGGTGGGGTCGCCGACGCTCGGCCGGACCCAGCCTCAGTTCGCGAGGGTGGTCGGCAACTTCATGAACATGATGGCCCTGCGGGGAGACCTCTCCGGGGACCCGAACTTCCGAGACCTCCTGCGACGGCTCCGGCAGACCGTGGTCGGCGCGCTCGCACACCAGGACTATCCCTTCCATCTGCTCGTGGAGAAGCTGAACCCGGAGCGTCACTCGGACCGTTCGCCCATCTTCCAGGCGGTCTTCATGCTTCAACCGACGCCTCGGGACGACATCTACCAGGGGGATGAGTCCCGGCCCTTGCTTCCGGGCGGGCTGGTGTTGCGGCCCTTCGACATCCCCCAGCAGGAGGGACAGTTCGACCTGTCCCTGGAGCTGTCCGAGTCAGAAGACGCCTTGGGCGGCGTGCTGAAGTACCGCACGGACCTGTTCGACGCGGACTCGGTCCACCGGATGGTGGGCCATCTGACGACGTTGCTGGAGGGAATTGTCGACTCCCTGGAGCAGCGCATCTCCGACCTCCCGCTGCTGACGCCCGGAGAGCGGCGCGAGGTGCTGGAGACCTGGAACGACACGGCGACGGGGGCCGCGCGCGCGGCCTGCATCCATGAGCTCTTCGAGGCGCA from Myxococcus stipitatus carries:
- a CDS encoding type I polyketide synthase, producing MSTLVESHDHSARLARALVALEKMQARLEASEREKREPIAIIGMACRMPGGAHSPEALWALLRDGRDAIVEVPPDRWPIDDYFDPDPGAEGKMYTRWGGFLKGVRLDELDARFFGIAPREAASMDPQQRLMLEVTWEALANAGQAQERIANSLTGVFVGVMLNDYSLLQAREGDPAALDAYLAFGSEPSFMAGRLSFILGARGPSMAVNTACSSSLVTVQMACQSLRARESNMAIAGGVSVILAPDGHIVSSRLRSQSPTGRCRTFDTAADGYVRGEGCGVVVLKRLSDALADGDPVLAIIRGGAVNHDGPSGGLTVPSGPAQEEVIRRALASAGVEPAQVSYIEAHGTGTPLGDPIEVRALQKVFAPGRERSRPLHLGSIKTNLGHLEAAAGIAGLMKVVLMLQHRELPPHLHLREPTRAISWDVLPLAIPTQVQPWEVASGRRMAGVSSFGLSGINAHLVIEEAPERERRAPSPERPVCLLPLSARDENALRALAGTYQSWLTNEAVCVEDACYTASARRGHYEERLTVVGRTREELADHLGAFLKQEPRPAIARRQASPHRPKVVFVFSGQGSQWPGMARELMRSSPVFRSTLEACDEVMRAHLEGSLVSVLSGEADGALLEDIGFIQPVLFAISVALAAQWRAWGIEPDAVVGHSMGEVAAAHVAGVLSLEDAARVICRRSALLRRVRGSGGMALVEVPMEQARAALIGFEDRLSIAASNGPTTTVLAGDPEALKQVMERFQKRNVFCRAIKVDVASHSPQVEPLLPALADVLAGLSPRAAQLPVYSTVTGALTDGTDWDAAYWQRNLREPVLFAPVIQQLLKNSMGVFLELSPHPILAQSLERLQRDAGGAGLVLPSLRRDEGELEVLLQSLGALHTAGHPVDWRALFPRAVECVSLPAYPWQRSRYWREPTGGGPRFSRPAPPRPAHDELAMEQAPHGDGTPSRFYDDSAEAARVLALDEVYLTFGIQRKRVPGFSWLKSVYGLAEQPEHTQLLLEGQRGLRSVLFRGVRWASVSKVLDFGCGYASDLIALARRHPHLKLDGYTISAEQASIDTERVQARGLRERVRVFARDSAKVAFPDRYDVAFGFEVATHIADKAALFSNLSRALHNGGFLLLADFISNGASAINVEETASYNVNAEEWAELLARHHFRLVESVDISREAANFLDDPGFDSHLELVARRFELSELVKRNFDAMRNFGKALEKGLMSYALLVAQKDTYAGGPYLARVNRAKLAALTSLTAFEDGGAWAAPPEDTEALAAREWLYELTWPEKARRDVATREAKGGGWLLLCDRQGVGEALATRLRARGERCLLLHAGAAPEARRPGHGYVRPDDPSDWQRVLGELAAESGGPFRGVVHLWNLDLADDTGPEVSKVRDALLLGCGSVLTLTQRLGESTRVWLVTRGAQPVAEADAVSVAQSPLWGAGRVLALEHPERWGGLVDLSPTGDDAELEALCDELCASDGEDQLAFRGRKRHVARLMRREPPPQRESVWRGDGAYLVTGGLGGLGMQTARWLVAQGVRHLVLAGRTELPEPGAWASLPSDSPHAAQVLAIRGLQAQGASVQYLRCDLGEPAQVRALVDACRRGAVPLVGVLHAAGTSTHRAWLETDPEVLTSLFQSKALGAWLLHELTQDLPLHCFVLFSSAASVWGSQGMAAYAAANHFLDALAHHRKARGLPATSVNWGRWSEGGMAGSEEARRFFSQVGLDVVPTSDALTLLGRLVGAGVTQRTVAAVDWARFKPLQEARRRRPLLEHLSAGPAMAHASSAASADRPEVLVWLEEAPSGRRHAVLQDYVRREAARVLGAEPSTLEPRQGFFQMGMNSLMSVELKNQLERNLRHKLPSTLAFEHPSVAELTDYLSREVPSLAALMASLPEASAGALPVADSLLKDDSILELLSEAGRLSEASLDSLVQSLPGGDTNE
- a CDS encoding type I polyketide synthase, which gives rise to MEKLVRGLSPEKRVSLAKMLLRSVGESAPEKSAEPIAIIGMGCRFPGGANDPASFWKLLRDGVDTVQEVPRGRWDVDAYYDADPSVPGKMYTRHGAFLDGIDLFDPYFFGIPPRAAANLDPQHRLLLEVTWEALENAGLSPKSLAGSKTGVFIGGATGDYTRLLQSKGPESIDVSYLTGSLLTFATGRLSHLLDLQGPNLGVDTACSSSLVAVHLACQSLRSGESSLALVGGANLILVPDGMVTTCKSRMLAVDGRCKSFDAAADGYGRGEGCGMVVLKPLSRAMAEGDNILAVIRGTAVNQGGHSSDLTVPNGLAQQAVIREALANGGLEPSHVDFIEAHGTGTSLGDPIEMRALGAVFEERKARGEVLRVGSVKTNIGHLEYAAGIAGLIKLVLALQHRELPPHLHFKRGNPYIPWSELPVEVPTACVPWAERGGMRVGGVSSFGASGTNAHVVVEQAPEVGRREEKEEGRARVLALSARSEKALRELAGRYARGAEGEVGDVCFTANEGRGRYVERVAVVGRTLEEMKEELGRYEREGVVEKGAVGKAKKVGGEEVVMLFTGQGVQAEGMGRELYETEETFREEMRKCDEVVRREMGESLVEVLYGGKGKLLEKARMSQAALFAVEYGLAKVWMKWGVKPAAVMGHSLGEYVAACVAGVFGVEEGLKLVMERGRLMEGLEGKGRMVAVMCGEEEVRREGGGGLIAAVNGPEEVVLSGREEEVEEVVERLRGKGKESRRLKTTHAFHSELMEPMREEFERVAGEVRMERGEVEWVSNVSGREVKGDEARSGRYWGRHLREPVRWWEGLKGLYEKGYRVFVEVGPKATLTGIGKRYLGGGEWVGSLKPGRSDREELLGSAARLYVKGVEVKWGEMEGGKERRRVPLPTYPFQRERFWVDSLIPNTDVLVSFYRAVAQLAEGNTSSGESPSLRFATFREPVPGFSWVAMYRPAADPEKAAMYRTFYELALKSNQEMARTLYRGLDFSSFKRVLDIGCGHAADLIDMAKAHSHLELHGCNISPDQIEAGRQRIRALGLDGRISLHYQDSSRDPFPATYDLAIAFQVIHHIRNKADLFANISRSLREGGFMVMAETVSNMTTAIEHPESTTQFVPQSEWADVLARNHLRVVEAVEASQEIANFLHDPDFERNFADVARGTDEVTQKHLHGIHMLGELLRRRLAAYLLLTVTKDESMDADTLRRINLERLGARVAYSAACEAVERGTYVRPPVPDAAVLQAASSAASTFAKDLLSAAPMQRGPLLDSYLRELVAGLLKMPVARLDAEQPLNTLGMDSLLSLELKHKIHAETGVNMQLDELLQGASVAHLSQRLAEQLNGGTRTQGASPDWEEGEL